A section of the Styela clava chromosome 9, kaStyClav1.hap1.2, whole genome shotgun sequence genome encodes:
- the LOC120338735 gene encoding mediator of RNA polymerase II transcription subunit 25-like, which produces MVASKDPTVVDFIVVVEATANMLSHWEKIKKSYIGPAIEYFNGRQPSPLDYVGNHGNSQFGYVLFSSADCAPDLVTRCSNVTQSPWEFSHSLNSISFSGGGCERSSLVSEGLGRTLQLFDELAQRRHHERSMQVCFLVCNSPPYDIPCSEAYMYNGHTAGKLAEIMGTKGIHLSVISPQQIRSLKDLFISANRNELPSMNYAQDPRHLVLISGFQLPTERDPVKLNIKDEQNHSKNASKNNTLNSISATSSSSIPSPSQHQTASSTTVTHNTQLTSIASSPGSLFSTSVPQSQPGQLINTGAASTNTNQNSLPSGQSVMRTQIAQDLNSTSLGKLQTSLPSFSVSQNLQPQPQQSNMSMNFTNSKNSNILQSGNDSPYSRSSLGQASNNSVMSHGSGNVGTTNLKDMLQPNAHSSHTQIPISNVTSFPQPSDSSVNMVTNSMGGITATIPENSDGMYNQQTQQQNVSMQDQQQQQRLGNQQITQRIGDTFSSVPSNMQQAQPYSTPNALNSGMQSNQQILSNNINTFTSSSNSFPPNRGIRQSFNSSMPSQQSGSIQGNVTTMHQMNNPIQQQAGNMGIGGSAQQPTHLLNHGQELPSTYLNTGNVPKPATRQPTDNMRITWDGILEWTEKRKIAQGIQGTARTNHTLQCKVLLRSTQSDESLNANLWPTKLNMQLIPQIVFTSMKNQMKNNISVSLRMSPLDQMQQLANIMKNKWMGLIQIPSPSQNSAENKVMLVIYSQKTSQFFGVLPLDPHNFIQTIRSVIARHNPSQPTQSRPNNPGAQQLLQGNVDQGGGMSGLSSFQPQGNTHSMAPNQFNVPNSNPNMRPTMNTMQQQSMTRSVMNTGMSQVRGGMQMQSSQPQRTMNFGPGQRMQNTGQISNQQAMMINQQQTQQQQQQITQNSINQPHMQQSANQQFMYQNNINPQRNLVQKQIDQNNDPMRQQIRMRFQQQQNQVRQVGQMSGPGSHEQLRTLLQSGNNMGQNIQRPRMQNMNTGMRQTPQNMASGFVQNQQVRHPGMQGARMMTMQQQQQRFNMQ; this is translated from the coding sequence ATGGTTGCATCGAAAGATCCAACAGTTGTTGATTTTATTGTTGTGGTTGAGGCAACAGCCAATATGCTATCACATTGGGAAAAGATAAAGAAGTCTTATATAGGGCCagcaattgaatattttaacgGAAGACAGCCATCCCCATTAGATTATGTTGGTAACCACGGCAACAGTCAGTTCGGCTATGTTCTCTTCAGTTCTGCAGACTGTGCCCCTGATTTAGTAACAAGATGCTCAAATGTCACCCAAAGCCCTTGGGAGTTTTCCCACAGTTTGAACTCCATTTCATTTTCTGGTGGAGGATGTGAACGATCTAGCCTTGTGTCTGAAGGTCTTGGGAGGACCCTACAGCTGTTTGATGAACTTGCCCAAAGGCGTCACCATGAACGTTCCATGCAAGTATGTTTTTTGGTTTGCAATTCTCCACCTTATGATATTCCATGCAGTGAAGCTTATATGTACAATGGTCACACTGCTGGCAAGCTAGCAGAAATAATGGGTACTAAAGGTATTCATCTCTCAGTGATATCTCCGCAACAAATTAGGTCTCTCAAGGACTTATTCATTTCTGCTAATCGAAATGAACTTCCATCTATGAATTATGCTCAAGATCCAAGACATCTTGTTCTTATCAGCGGATTTCAACTTCCTACAGAGCGTGATCCTGTGAAACTCAATATCAAAGATGAGcaaaatcattcaaaaaatgcatcgaaaaataacacattgAATTCAATTTCTGCCACAAGTTCTTCCTCTATTCCAAGTCCATCTCAACATCAAACTGCATCATCTACCACAGTTACTCACAACACACAACTAACTTCTATTGCATCATCTCCCGGTTCACTTTTCTCTACTTCAGTACCACAATCTCAGCCTGGACAGCTAATCAATACAGGTGCAGCATCCACAAATACAAATCAGAACTCATTACCTTCAGGGCAGTCTGTAATGAGAACACAGATAGCACAGGATTTAAATTCAACTTCTCTTGGAAAGCTGCAAACAAGTTTGCCAAGCTTCTCTGTAAGCCAAAATCTTCAACCTCAACCGCAGCAGTCTAACATGAGTATGAATTTTACCAATTCCAAGAACTCAAATATATTACAGTCTGGCAATGACTCTCCTTATTCCAGATCATCTCTTGGTCAGGCATCTAACAACAGCGTCATGTCTCATGGATCTGGCAATGTGGGAACCACAAATCTTAAGGACATGCTGCAACCAAATGCACATTCGTCACATACGCAGATACCTATTTCCAATGTTACTTCGTTCCCACAACCCTCAGATAGTAGTGTCAACATGGTTACAAACAGCATGGGAGGAATAACGGCCACTATTCCTGAAAATTCTGATGGAATGTACAACCAACAAACTCAACAGCAGAATGTATCCATGCAAGACCAGCAACAACAGCAACGATTAGGAAATCAACAAATAACTCAACGCATAGGTGATACATTCTCTTCTGTACCTTCAAACATGCAGCAGGCGCAGCCGTACAGTACTCCTAATGCATTAAATTCCGGAATGCAAAGTAAtcaacaaattttgtcaaacaATATTAATACATTTACTTCATCATCAAATTCTTTCCCACCAAACCGTGGCATTCGACAGAGTTTCAATTCATCTATGCCCTCTCAGCAATCAGGATCGATTCAAGGAAATGTCACTACTATGCATCAGATGAATAATCCAATTCAACAACAAGCTGGAAACATGGGCATTGGTGGTTCAGCACAACAACCAACCCACCTTTTAAATCATGGGCAAGAGCTACCATCAACATATCTTAACACTGGGAATGTTCCAAAACCTGCTACAAGACAGCCAACAGACAACATGAGGATAACATGGGATGGCATTTTAGAATGGaccgaaaaaagaaaaatagcaCAAGGAATTCAAGGAACTGCAAGAACTAACCACACTCTCCAATGCAAGGTATTGTTGCGCTCAACTCAATCAGATGAATCATTGAATGCAAACCTGTGGCCAACCAAACTGAACATGCAACTTATTCCTCAAATTGTATTcacttcaatgaaaaatcaaatGAAGAATAATATTTCTGTCAGTTTGCGAATGTCCCCACTTGACCAAATGCAACAACTggcaaatattatgaaaaataagtGGATGGGATTAATCCAGATACCTTCTCCGAGTCAAAATTCTGCAGAAAATAAAGTTATGCTAGTAATATATTCACAAAAAACTTCTCAATTTTTCGGGGTTCTTCCACTTGATCCCCATAATTTTATACAAACAATCAGATCTGTAATAGCTCGACATAATCCTAGCCAACCAACGCAGTCTCGGCCAAACAATCCTGGTGCACAACAGTTACTTCAAGGCAATGTGGATCAGGGTGGAGGAATGTCAGGCTTGAGCTCATTTCAACCGCAGGGCAATACTCATTCAATGGCACCAAACCAGTTCAATGTGCCTAATTCAAATCCCAACATGAGACCGACTATGAATACTATGCAACAGCAGTCTATGACAAGAAGCGTAATGAATACTGGCATGTCTCAAGTGAGAGGAGGTATGCAAATGCAATCTTCTCAGCCCCAGAGAACAATGAATTTTGGACCTGGTCAGAGGATGCAAAACACGGGTCAGATATCCAATCAGCAAGCGATGATGATAAATCAACAgcaaacacaacaacaacaacaacagattACACAGAACAGCATAAATCAGCCACATATGCAACAATCTGCAAATCAGCAGTTTATGTACCAGAATAATATTAATCCACAAAGAAATTTAGTTCAGAAGCAAATAGACCAAAATAATGACCCTATGAGGCAGCAAATAAGAATGAGATTTCAACAGCAGCAGAATCAAGTACGCCAGGTGGGTCAAATGTCAGGTCCTGGATCTCATGAACAATTGAGGACGCTTCTTCAAAGCGGTAACAACATGGGGCAGAATATTCAGCGTCCAAGAATGCAAAACATGAATACAGGAATGCGTCAGACACCACAAAACATGGCTTCTGGATTTGTTCAGAATCAGCAAGTGCGGCATCCTGGCATGCAGGGGGCACGTATGATGACAATGCAACAGCAACAGCAGAGGTTTAATATGCAGTAA
- the LOC120338736 gene encoding protein SPMIP1-like: protein MGRELNMDTQRQNFWKEAIKKEAYVRLAWHEKYSAEFGRDSTEEKKLHRTKKLTEMVPKPPTRSLTLPVISYPKKKPTLAAINMVTARNSQDPNALLVEMRSVTPGVRNLLYHGFTKEGRGRYQYLQTRKLKKPEDKYEYPLTTSWEYGWRLDDVQKEFHAPQFGRSRIVRDTFFRRTGILYDPITA, encoded by the exons ATGGGTCGCGAATTAAACATGGATACCCAACGTCAAAACTTCTGGAAAGAAGCTATCAAAAAAGAAGCCTATGTCAGATTGGCTTGGCATGAAAAATATAGTGCAGAATTTGGTAGAGATAGCACAGAGGAAAAGAAACTCCACAGGACAAAGAAACTCACAGAAATGGTACCAAAACCACCCACAAGAAGTCTCACGTTGCCTGTTATTTCGTATCCCAAAAAGAAACCAACGCTTGCTGCCATAAACATGGTCACAGCCAGGAACAGTCAAGATCCAAATGCTCTTCTCGTTGAAATGCGCTCAGTTACGCCAG GAGTTCGAAATCTTCTTTATCACGGTTTCACGAAAGAGGGCAGAGGTCGATATCAATATCTACAAACCAGGAAGTTGAAGAAACCAGAAGACAAGTACGAATACCCTTTGACGACATCTTGGGAATATGGATGGCGACTAGATGACGTTCAGAAAGAATTTCATGCACCTCAATTTGGTCGATCTCGGATCGTCCGCGACACATTTTTTCGAAGAACAGGAATTTTATACGATCCTATCACCGCATGA